The DNA window CTTGGCTGGAAACTTCTCACAATCGTTCCGAGACGCGAGCTTAAACGCGTAAGAGACGAATACATCGAAAAATATCTGCTTGGTGCAGTACTCGACAAAGAAGCATAGGTGACCTTAAATGGTAAAGGCACTGAACGTTAACCCCAACCGCATGGAGCTTTCACGCATCAAAAGAAAGCTCGTGGTTGCCAAACGCGGACACAAACTGCTTAAGGACAAACAGGACGCGCTCGTCAAAGAATTCCTTGAACGCGCAAAAGCAGTCTGGAAAATGCGTAAAGAAATAGAAGGCGAAATCGGAAGTTGCTACAAAGGCTTCCTGCTCGCAAGCGCCCAGACCCTGCCTGAAATCCTTGACCAGACGCTGATGAACTCCGGCGGCAACCTCAAGGTGAATGCGACCTACAACAACATAATGAGTGTTAAAGTGCCTGTCTTTGAAATTCCTGAACAGTCAACGGAGCTCAGCTACGGACTTGGAATATCACCGGGAAGCTTTGACGTTGCGCTTGAGCAGTTCCTTACGCTCATGCCGCGGCTTGTCAGACTTGCCGCAGACGAAAAGGCGCTGAAATCAATGTCTCTTGAAATCGAACGCACGAGACGGCGCGTCAACGCGCTTGAACACGTTATGATACCGCAGTTTACCGATGCCGTTCACTCCATCTCTATGAAGCTCGAAGAGCAGGAGCGCTCGACACTCAGCAGACTTATGGTAA is part of the Candidatus Equadaptatus faecalis genome and encodes:
- a CDS encoding V-type ATP synthase subunit D — protein: MVKALNVNPNRMELSRIKRKLVVAKRGHKLLKDKQDALVKEFLERAKAVWKMRKEIEGEIGSCYKGFLLASAQTLPEILDQTLMNSGGNLKVNATYNNIMSVKVPVFEIPEQSTELSYGLGISPGSFDVALEQFLTLMPRLVRLAADEKALKSMSLEIERTRRRVNALEHVMIPQFTDAVHSISMKLEEQERSTLSRLMVIKDIVRNH